From Actinomycetota bacterium:
CATGGAGCTCTCCCACGGCGGCCATCTCTCACATGGCATGAAGATAAACTTTTCCGGGAGGCTATATCACTTCCACAGCTACGGGCTCGACCGCGCCACCGGCCGCATCGATTACGATGAGGTCGAGCGGCTGGCCGCGGAACACCAGCCCCGGCTGATCGTCGCCGGCGCCAGCGCTTATCCGCGCGCCATCGATTTCGAGCGCTTCGCGCAGATCGCCAGCGGCGTCGGCGCCAGGCTCATGGTTGACATGGCGCATATCGCCGGTCTGGTGGCAGCGGGGCTGCATCCGGACCCGGTGGCGCCCAGCGACTACGTCACCACCACCACCCACAAGACCCTCGCCGGCCCCCGTTCGGGCGTCATCATGTGCAAGGAGCCCTACGCCAAAGCCATCGACAAGGCCATCTTCCCGGGTCTGCAGGGAGGGCCGCTGGAACATATCATCGCCGCCAAGGCCGTATGCTTCAAACTGGCGGCCACGGAGGAGTTCCGGGAGCGTCAGAAGCAGACGGTGGCCAACGCGGCGCGCCTGGCCGAGTGCCTGCTGGCCGGCGGCATCAACCTGGTATCCGGCGGCACCGACAACCACCTGATGCTGGCCGACCTCACCAACATCGGCATCACCGGCATCGAGGCCGAAAACCGCCTCGAGGAAGTGGGCATCACCGTCAACAAGAACGCGGTTCCCTATGACGAGCTGCCGCCGACGGTGACCAGCGGCATCAGGATCGGCACCCCCGCCGTGACCACCCGCGGTTTCCGCGAGCCGGAGATGGAGCAGATCTGCGAGATCATGCTGGCCGCCCTGAGCCCGCATGTGACCGCCACGGAGATCAAGAGACTGCACAAGAAGACGGAGACGCTGCTGGCGGCTTTCCCCCTGTATCCGCACCTGTAAGCCAGAATAACCCGGATTATAGTTGACCTCTTGTAAGATTTCGGGAAATCTGTATACTTATGTCACCTTAATTTTAAAGATAGCGGCTTTACCCTCTTTCCGGTTCGCATTCCACCGCCAGGATCATATGGGGTATCTGACGCCGAAATGCCAAGTATCCCCGGAGGAGGAAGGAATGAACAAGAGTCTTGCTCGAATGACGGCGGTTGCGGCGGTTCTG
This genomic window contains:
- a CDS encoding serine hydroxymethyltransferase, producing the protein MSKPKTESRTQAEFLAPLKEIDPQLDRLIKDELKRQRQTVELIASENFTSRAVLEAAASVLTNKYAEGYPSARYYGGCDVVDEVESLARNRCKELFGAEHVNVQPHSGSTANQAVYFAELALGDSVLAMELSHGGHLSHGMKINFSGRLYHFHSYGLDRATGRIDYDEVERLAAEHQPRLIVAGASAYPRAIDFERFAQIASGVGARLMVDMAHIAGLVAAGLHPDPVAPSDYVTTTTHKTLAGPRSGVIMCKEPYAKAIDKAIFPGLQGGPLEHIIAAKAVCFKLAATEEFRERQKQTVANAARLAECLLAGGINLVSGGTDNHLMLADLTNIGITGIEAENRLEEVGITVNKNAVPYDELPPTVTSGIRIGTPAVTTRGFREPEMEQICEIMLAALSPHVTATEIKRLHKKTETLLAAFPLYPHL